The DNA segment ATCCACCGGGCTGACCATCAAGTGTGCGTCGATCGGCGCGGTGACGCCGTACTTGCGCAGGGCCGCGCAGACCATCGGGCCGATGGTCAGGTTCGGCACGTAGTGGTTGTCCATGACGTCGAAGTGAACGAAGTCGGCGCCGGCGGCGAGAACGTTGTCCACTTCCTCGCCGAGGCGGGCGAAGTCGGCGGAGAGGATCGACGGAGCAATTACGAAGGGCTGCATGACGCACCTGTGCTGAGCTAAATCACGATGGCGCGCATTGTATACCTCAAGTTTGTGCGCACGCACCGTGACCGCGATGATTGGGTTGTGCCATGACGCCGGTTCGGCAGTGACTCAGTAGGCCGCGCGGTAGATCTTCTCGATGTCCGCGGCGCTGAGCTTGCGCGGGTTGTTGCGCATCAGCCGCTCGATGCCGGCGGCTTCCACAGCCATCGCCGGGATCGCCGCTTCCGGCACGCCGAAACTGCGTAACCCGACCGGAATTTCCACTGCCGCGCACAAATCGGCCATCGCCTGCACGGCTTTGTCCGCCGCTTCGGCCGCACTCAGGTGCGCAGTCTTCAGCCCCATGGCTTCGGCGATATCCTGCATCCGTTCGACGCAGGCCATCTTGTTCCAGGTCATCACATACGGCAGCAGCAAGGCGTTGCTCACGCCATGGGCAATGTTGAAGCGCCCGCCCAGCGGGTATGCCAGCGCATGCACCGCGCCGACCCCGGCATTGCCGAACGCCATGCCGGCCATGAGGCTGGCGGTGGCCATGTCTTCGCGGGCTTGCAGGTTGGCGCCGTTGGCGTAGGCCTTGGGCAAGGCGCTGGCAATCAGCTTGATGGCGCCGATGGCCAGGGAGTCGGTGATCGGCGAGGCATTCACCGACAAATAGGATTCGATGGCATGCACCAGCGCATCGACACCGCTGGCGGCAGTGACGCTGCGCGGGCAGGTCAGGGTCATCTGCGGGCTGACCAATGCTACGTCCGGCAGTAGATAGTCGCTGACAATGCCTTTTTTCAGTTGCGCGACCTTGTCGGAAAGGATCGCCACGTTAGTCACCTCGGAACCGGTGCCGGCGGTGGTCGGGATGGCGATCAGCGGCGGGCCTTTGCGCGGCACTTGGTCGACGCCGAACAGATCTTCCAGCGCACCGTGGTAACCGGCATAGGCGGCAACACTCTTGGCGATGTCGATGGCACTGCCGCCACCGAGCCCGATCAAGCCGTCATGCCCGCCTTCGCGATAGGCGCGCATGCAGTCTTCGACGATGGCGATTTCCGGGTCGGGCAATACACGGTCGAAGATCTCGTAGTCACGCCCGCCAAGTTGCGCCAGGGCCAGCTCGACGGTGCCGGACTGGACCAGCGCGGCGTCGGTCACGATCAGTGGGTTATCAACATCGAGGCGGGTGAGTTCGGCGGCCAGTTGTTCGATGGCTGCGGCACCGGTGATCAGTTTGTGAGCGATTTTGAACTGGGACAGATTCATTGGGCGCAGCCTCTTATGGATAGGGGAGCTGGGCACAAGATTAGCTGGGGATTTGGGGTTGTCTGTGATTCAGGTAGTGAATAATCAA comes from the Pseudomonas granadensis genome and includes:
- a CDS encoding iron-containing alcohol dehydrogenase, translating into MNLSQFKIAHKLITGAAAIEQLAAELTRLDVDNPLIVTDAALVQSGTVELALAQLGGRDYEIFDRVLPDPEIAIVEDCMRAYREGGHDGLIGLGGGSAIDIAKSVAAYAGYHGALEDLFGVDQVPRKGPPLIAIPTTAGTGSEVTNVAILSDKVAQLKKGIVSDYLLPDVALVSPQMTLTCPRSVTAASGVDALVHAIESYLSVNASPITDSLAIGAIKLIASALPKAYANGANLQAREDMATASLMAGMAFGNAGVGAVHALAYPLGGRFNIAHGVSNALLLPYVMTWNKMACVERMQDIAEAMGLKTAHLSAAEAADKAVQAMADLCAAVEIPVGLRSFGVPEAAIPAMAVEAAGIERLMRNNPRKLSAADIEKIYRAAY